The Kryptolebias marmoratus isolate JLee-2015 linkage group LG1, ASM164957v2, whole genome shotgun sequence sequence CAAAAGCTAAACCGATAGAAAGCCTGTTAAGATCTTCAaacagatttgatttaattattgGTCTTCGTCCTTCAGAGTGACACAGAAAGcattctctgctcctcaaaGAACCATAAAACGAGTCGCAATCTAAAAAGTCTACAACCACCACCTTCCTACTGGGAAAGCGTTGCCAGGAGTTTTCCCCAAACCTCTTCATCTGCTTTCCATTTCTGCCCCGTCAATCTAATTCTGGCgcaacttttgtcatttttggcGTCCTGTCACCGTTTAGCAACAGAAAGTCGGCTCTGTCAGCCGTCCCACGGCTAAGTTTTAACGTCTGCCTTTCGCTTGACTTTGAATTTCTTTCCACAAGGTTAACGCTTTTAACAGAGCCACTCGGTAAATCCAGGAGAGCATtctgctgctggtgtttttccttctttttacttgtttttaaaagtaatttaaccTGTGTTATTGATAGACGACCGGGgcacaataaaaagaaactaatgcTGATGGTGAACTTCTTTCCTGGGGTGACTAAAATTGAAAAGAAACCACTGTTGCAAGGTGACATATCTCTTTGGAGGTACGCTTCACTGACTCGCATTTCCGAAAGCGCTTTcactttctttcctttctctctctctctgtctctctccctccttTCGAACTTCTTTTGTTCTTCGGCAGACGGAGCGTATTGACAAAGTCTGTGTCTGAGCACAGCCGGCAGTCCGAGTTCAAGTCGGTGCTCATTAATGCATCTGATTACTtctcaggcaaaaaaaaaaaggccaaacagCAAACGCccgaacacacaaacacagaagacGGGagctttttttgggggggggccTCGGATCAATACGGAAGCACTTCAATGGAGCAGCGAAGAGACGGATATCGGAGACAGAAATGTGCCGTTAGCTTGGACTACCTACTGAGAATGTAAACAGGGCAAACACCGAGTTTAAAGTGTGTAAGTCAATGTTTATtactaaacaaattaaacactCCGACTTCTTTTCTAATTTTTCAACAGGATGCATCAGAACTTTAATGTAATCGATAtcttaaatattaaatttcaAATCAGACATATAGGTTTGGTTCCACAATAAAATGGCCACCAATCATAAACAAACCTTTAAGGgaataaacactaaaaaaaacatttatttgaaaataaaaaatgactgttttaatAATATTGCTTTTTTAATATCAGCAAGTATTGACCTTGTTTCTAGCGGAGACAGATGAATGTTCCTGGAATCAGCTCCCagttaaatttaacttttataactttttattttccaccgTGTACATTAGGTTTCTCTGAATTTGGCATAAAATAAACCTCAAgtaagcttttctttttaaaaacaaaaaacaccaaaggaATGTTTTCAAATGTATTCTTTTCCATTCACATGTTCTGATCCCAAACTATAAAATGCACGAAACTTAAACTGATGGAAACACATCTAGTTTTTTtatgatgatgtttttaaaaaagaaactcaagaCAAACCATTTCAAGCTggtatttatttgattattttgtattATGACTCTTTATCCTTGgcgtttagtcagttttacaactcTTTTGAATTTCTAAACgttagctttatttatttttttttgttttattacagcgATACCTGGTAATGTGTAGCTAAggagtatttttcattttatttgtctaatGGTTAAAAGTTTCTGTatggattttgtgtttcctctgtgtcatataatttgtgttttctcagatCCTCCgttcatttctttttgacatTACGCTCTCCCTTAATTTTTACAAGTCCTTCAAAAGGTTAAGAAATAAACGTTTTACAGAAAAACGATCATTTCAGGTTCTATAAAACACCACGGAAAACCTACCTGTTGGTCCTGTGGGCAAAATTAAATATCCACCCGTCTTTTGTACAGTAAATTCCAGCTTCACTTTAACTACACAGCTGCTtctaaaaccaacagacaaaaacagcaagtgaAAAAACAAGAGAGGCATTTCGAAGACATGATTTCACGGAAATTCTGGAGGCTTTCCTCGCCCTGACAGACATAATCCGGTGCCATTAGCAGTCATACCAACTGGCTGCGTCTGACACCGAGCGATCCGAAACGTCCAAACGGCTGTCTAAGAAGACTGGAGCCGATTGGAGAGACGGACAAAGcgttgtttgtgtgtctgcctaatttgtgtttgtgtgaacggCCGGTGTGGTTCTATTTATCTCTAATTGCAGCGCGACACGTGAGCAAAGTTTCCAGGAGGGATTTCAGCGCGCAGCTTGGCAGCTGTTCAGCTCAGGGTTTCCTCTGTGCATTTTGTGGGTTAGCGTTGGTCGGTTCATGTCAAAAGGTCTATCCCATAATAACTGTCAGCTATCATTACCACTTCCTTTGTGTTTGCTTCCCCCCTCTAATCTGTCTAATTGCATCTGCTAATGTAAATATACTGATCAATGCGTGATTACGTCTGGTTGGACTCGCTGTCATTTTCCGagccagggaaaaaaaacaaacttccgAAAAAGTTAGGCaagacagccaatcagagcaggaGATGAAGCCCCGTTCGCTGACCTACGGCCAAGGAACACTGCTCGCACTGACAGTTCATCTTTAGCGCTGTCcaactttcaaaaacattgcCTTCCATCACAAAATACCTAAACGAAAGAGCTGGAAAACAGTGGAAGCACGGCGGAGAGACTCAGATTGTGCATGCAAAGTAGTAACCGCAGCTTAAATTGAGGGCACACGGTAATCTATGTTAGGTCAAATCTAATTCCTCTtacatttgcacattttgaaccaattaaaactgtaaataatcaCAAGCATAGGTAGTTCCTTTGAGATGAGCCAGAAGAAAAGTGTTCCCATTATATTGCGGGAAGATGAAGCGAGCACTCTTTGATTGCAACAAGACAGGAGGACAGATAACGGTTCGTTGAAAGGCCGGAAAAGTGGGCGCAAAAGTGCTtccacagcaaaaaaaaaaaatgtttccaaattgCGATGACTTTAACTGAAAGGAAAATTGCGGCAAAGTTACCAAAAGTGGAGGGATGGCTGAGAAGAGGCTTTTTTCCTGACTTCTCCAGCGCTCGTTCACGGGGAACTGACAGAACGCCGAGCCGAGCTTTCAAGGCTGCCTCTCCACCCCTACGGCAAACTGAAGCAAGATGAGGAAAAGGGGCATTTGCTATTCTCATAGCCTCTGCCCTTCGAGGTGGTGGGAGAGAACAGAATATGAATGGAAGCGAGTAAAAGGAAAAGACTTCAGAAGATGAAAACAAGACTTGAAAGGCAGCTGGTGCAATATAACCAACTCCGGCATAAATACTGGATGAATGCCAATAAAGAATGCAGGTTGGATGTCAAAAGGAAAGAGGGCACTGATACACCAGAGTCACCTGGTTTTCACTCAGCGCTTTTAGCCCAGGGTTATCCATAGCCCTGGGCTGATTTGGCCCTGGGCTAACAATGAGCACGAATCAGTTTGTCAGTAAACAAACTTTGGAGTAAATTCGGACACATTCACTGAGTTACATTAACAAATCTGAACTATCACGTGTCTTGTTTTGCTCTGCATGCCGTCGATTATTACACCTATTTTTTTgtaggaaacagaaacaaccgCACAATGTTTTGCAGCTTCGAAGGGACATTAGGTAATGGTTCGGCGTGTTCTCCAAGTTACACGAGCTCGTTCGGAAACGCAGCGCCtccttttcttcattaaaaGCATCTACGAAGCCTGATACGGTCTTCACacgcacaaaaacaaatcctccGGCGCAgaagaaaaaccacaaacacaacaggaaaaagggaaggagagaaaaagaaaacaaatgtgggTGTCCAcatgaggggggaaaaacaaaagaagagaggaGGGTGAGTGAAAGACCACACAGAAACATCCTAAAGTGATTTAATTATTCCATTTTGGAGGGTGAGGAGGGGAAGAAGTCGGCAGATCAAAGCGAATAAAAGACTCGTCTTCATCTGTGATTGAttaggagaggagaggagaggagaggagaggagaggagaggaattATCCCATGGAATTTCTATTTATAAACACTAAAATCCAAAACTCCTTCTCACTGCGGTCAACTAAACTAGTTTTTCTagagaataaaaactgaaaccaaacaatCGTCCCACAAGAGttcaaacatttgtatttttgcataAACCATCCAAAAGTTTGTCCTTTGTGGCCTCGGATGTTTAAGTTGCTCAATGAACGTCTGGTTTAGTGTGAAACAAGATTCTCCACATGCAagaactccccccccccccaagtaTGTGGTTCAGTCATTAGCCGTATCACTTCATGTCAAAATCTAAATGTTCGTGCATATTTTTAGATCTCAAAGCACCACATTCGTTTGGAGGCTGTAATTACAGCCACTTCCCAAATCAGCAGTAAAGAGGGAGGACCTTAAACTGTCTTCCAAGATGTTAGAGGAAATAAGAGGCTTCTCGGTCATCTTAACTCCTGACAAGCTAATGTCAATTGTAGGCCATGCGACTAGATTGCCACTTTCCTTGACATGATTCCCATAGAAGCTCGGCCCATTTCTCTCTGCTCTAATGATAGGAAGCTAAATAACTGCAACCCTCGCACATCTGAAATATCGCCATCCGAAATCGATGCGGCTCTGCTGAAACGTTATCACCAGCAATATTAATCTCTCACCTAGCCCTAATCGCTAATTTCATTTACTATTTAGCTGATGGATGgggttttaaaaaactgagcttttCCTAACAATTTACAGTGGACCAATTCATCAAGGTCACAATTACTCGGGAGACTCTAAAGAAATAttagccaagaaaaaaaaaaaaaaaaaagaatccattAGTGAAACAAAGAGGATGGAGTTAATGAGGGTTTGAAACGAACAATTCAAGTTGGAATGAGAACGTCAAATATGGTTTTCTTATAGTTTCCGTCTGCATCAAAAAGCAAATGTTACAAGGCGGtggttttatcaaaaaaaatacacagctgAGCTTTCAAACAGCAAGCTGTGGCCTACCATGTTAAAACAGCTGGCCAGCTGTTTACAGGAAATGGTGACATCTGGTGGTGGTTTATCATACTtcgtctgtttttttccccttgatgttgtattaaataaatataataggGTAAGAGAATGTTTCAACTCTCTAAGTCTGtctgtgtttaataaaaatgtatcctCAGAGCAGACCCAAATATCACAACATAAATTAAATGGAAACTTTACACATTTCGTAGTAATAcgacaaaataaattaaagaaaatattattttttcactgtACTGACACAAAAGTCATTAAGATCTTATAAAAATATGATAAGGAAAACACGTTAGTCCCAAATCTCCAAATGTAGTGCACCGCTGCTTCgagtaattgtttttttttcctcctccttttggctgttcccttcaGGTTTCCTCCACAGTGAATCGTCTTCATCTCACCTTATCCCTaacatcctcctctgtcacaccaaccctctgaACATCCTTCACTACAACCATGAACCTCCTCTGTGGtcctcctcttttcctccttcctggCAGCTCCACCAGTGCTCAAGTCAAAAATCAAACTATGATGAAACTATTTCAATAGCTGTCAAAGCGAGAGTGAGGGCAGTCATATATCTGATGGTCAGCTTGCTGAAAGAAATGTGGACAATGGTTCTACAAGATTACAAATTTGTGAATATCTCAAAACGCAACAGTAAGAAATTTGTGATTGAGACGGGATTCTAGTGTGTATCTATGAAGAGAGCTTCTATATGTCAAAAGAGAGACATGGGGAAGTGACGTCACTATCAGCTGATACGCCgacctaaaagaaaaacaacaggagaAGATGATTTGTGTGAAACTGACCATTTTGTTCTCTTGCAAGTAGAGTCTCTGCAGTTTAGGACATCCTCTAGCCAAGGCCACCATGCCCTCATCGGTGATGCCATAGCACTGACCCAAGTGGATGTCCCTCAACTCGCCGCAGTTAGCTCCCAGCTGATGACAAGAGAAAACACCGGAAAATAAAATACTCATAACCTCTTcgtgtttcattttatttaatcgTTTCTTAAAAGTTTTGTCTGGagatcccccccaaaaaaaaaaaataaaaacacaaataaaggcAACGAAACATGAAACGTGAGATTTGGATACCTTCTTCAAAGCTCCATCTGTGAGTTTGTCCTGGTTTCCAACATGCACCTTGACCAGGAGAGGGCAGTGTGTTGCCAGGGCTACCACCGAGATGTCCCCCAGCTGCTTGCACCGATAGGCTGTGTACTTCTGCAGGCCCGGGCAGTGGGAGGCCAGGGAGGTCACGCCGTGGTCATGGACGCCCCTGCAGTCCGAGATATTAATCTCGGTCACATTCTGCCTCCGAGAAGCTATTTTCACAAGGAGATCGTCATTGACCTGACAGACAAGCAccacaaagagaagaaaatcagTGAcaagaatatttaaataaaagagcttctaagtttgtttgtttctttctttctttgaagcTGAAGTATTACATGGAGGCTtgctaaatgtgtaaaaactatgCAACTTTTCTGAGATTAAAGAATAATTTCTCTTACTTGTTGTAGGCCACTAAGGTCAATTTGCTTCCAGAACTGGAAGTCCAAGCAGAGGTCCCTCCAGTACTTACAAACCAGAGAGGCACAAAGACAGCGCTCCTTCACCGTCAAGTGGGACAGCACCTGTAAACCGAGGGAGGCCACAAAATTCTCACTTTATGCAACGTTTATTTCCaatttatgtgcattttttttaaaaaaggtataaatGATCTGACCTTAAGAAGGATGGAGGAGGGCAGGTGGTTGATACTTAGATGATCAGCAGGCTCTGAACTTTTTGCTTGGCAGTCGTCATAGTGATTCAGGCAGCAGGGTGACGAGTCTGAACTGTTCGATGAATCGGGGTGAAGAGCCAGCCCACAGCAGCCATCAGcaggcgaggaggaggaggaagcagaggaCGAGGACGATGAGGAGGGAATGGGGCAGACGGGATGGTGACAGTGGCCGGTTTCAGAGTTCGAAGCGGcctcccctcttcctcctccgtcGCCGCCGCCTCCTGCTCCCACTCCGCCATGCTCCAGGCCTTCGCTGGGAGCAGCAAAGGCACAGCGCGGCTGCTTACAAGGGGTGCACCGCTGCACCTCCGTGCACTTCCTCTTACAAACCTGCACCCAGAGGCACACACAGTTAAACCAGGTGGAACCAGTTTACTCCAGGCGAGCCACAGCAGTGTCGACTACTACAACAAGCTATAACAATCACCCACACAAAGACGAGGCTGATAACTCATGCCGGTGATTGTCGGCTGGCTTCGTTTTTCACTAAACATTACAGAGGTGGGTCAGCCAATGAGAGAGCGCTCTTATTGTTCTGTGCAATGAATGAGCTTTAACTGGCACATTAAAGTTACACAGTTATGTTATTTATCAATGCACGACGCTTAGCCGCTTACTAAAAAGGCATAAATGTGGACGACGTCCAATAAGAGGTGTTGATTGAACTGAAGCGGTGTGTTTTATAAGAGCGCAAACAAACTAAACCCACATCAATGAGACACTTTATCAgatggtcaaaattaaactaaaggatgaacaaacttaaaaaaaaaaaaaaaactcatatgTTTTTATCTGGCCAGACTATCAATTTTCACAATTGAATTAAACACCTAGACAACAATCCTCCTTTGTGCAGAGACTAATGTCTCCTTGTGTAATTGCAGATGGTAAATCTTGCATGGCAGTTGTTTTCACGGCGTGTTCCGAGTGCAATTCTTTTTCTTGCCGAGACAAAAGTGACGTTGAGACATTAGTTTGATGTGCGAGGGCATTAAAGAGAGCCTCCCTGAATTTGAATCATCAATacgaacaaaataaaactgactgcaacGCTTTGAGTTACGACTGCCAGAGTTAAGCCGTTACATCT is a genomic window containing:
- the fbxl17 gene encoding F-box/LRR-repeat protein 17 isoform X2 yields the protein MGHLLSKNGSRLKKRTRKLHHKKKKKRNCFLQGPCMLCFIIHSNSGGLDDDSDQLEAGVNGCRHNSVAGISVPVGVGIGAAAASKLAERYTALASPEDCSKFLLSQRELAIWEGQGRSLLSAVPAKLIPPPVLFRTAGVSVTVPIPVPVPGCTSDYTEMVCKRKCTEVQRCTPCKQPRCAFAAPSEGLEHGGVGAGGGGDGGGRGEAASNSETGHCHHPVCPIPSSSSSSSASSSSSPADGCCGLALHPDSSNSSDSSPCCLNHYDDCQAKSSEPADHLSINHLPSSILLKVLSHLTVKERCLCASLVCKYWRDLCLDFQFWKQIDLSGLQQVNDDLLVKIASRRQNVTEINISDCRGVHDHGVTSLASHCPGLQKYTAYRCKQLGDISVVALATHCPLLVKVHVGNQDKLTDGALKKLGANCGELRDIHLGQCYGITDEGMVALARGCPKLQRLYLQENKMVTDQSVRAVAEHCPELQFVGFMGCPVTSQGVIHLTALQNLTVLDLRHISELNNETVMEVVRKCRKLSSLNLCLNWSINDR